The following is a genomic window from Methanoplanus sp. FWC-SCC4.
GAGATTACGCAGAATTTGTCGGTGTCAAACGCCTTCCCCGGCCCGATTGCAATATCCCACCAGCCCGGTTTTTTGTCGCCATCATGCCATCCGGCGGCATGTGCGTCTGCCGTTAAGGGGTGGCATATGAGTACTGCATTGCTTTTGTCGGCGTTCATCTGCCCGTAGACTTCGTATGCAATCTCAATTCCGGGCAGAACCCTGCCGCCTTCGGTTACAAAATCCCCGGGTGATGAAAAAATTCCTTTTTTTATGCTCCCGACCGTTCCTTTCCTGTTTCCCATATTCAGACTCTTTTTAGTGCTTCGTTCAGGTCTTCAATCAGGTCGTCTTCGTCCTCGATTCCGATTGCCAGCCTTACGAAGTTGTCCAAAACTCCTGCCGCCCGTCTGTCCTTTAGAGAGAGCTGGGAATGGGTTGTTGATGCAGGGTGGACAATGAGGCTTTTTGTGTCACCAATGTTTGCGAGGTGTGAGAAAAGTTTCACTTCCTCGGTAAGCTTTGATGCCGGGACAATTCCGCCTTTGACTCCGGCACCGACAATCGGGCCGAATCCGCCTGTGAGATATTTCTTTGCGTTTTCATGTGAGGGGTGTGATGAGAGTCCGGGGTAGCATACCCACTCGATTTTGGGGTGATCCCTTAGAAACTCCGCCACCGCAAGGGCATTTTGAGAGTGCTTTTTTACCCTCAAAGGCAGTGTTTCAAGCCCTGTAAGGAGCATAAACGAGTTGAAGGGTGAGATGCACGGGCCCATATCTCTCATGAACTGAACCCTTGCCTTTACGATAAAGGCAGAGCTCCCGAACTGTTCGTGATACCTGATGCCGCCGTAACTCTCGTCAGGTTCTGTTATCTCCGGGAATTTTCCTGTATTCCAGTTGAAATTACCAGAATCCGTGATAACGCCGCCTATTGAGTTTCCGTGTCCCCCGATGTACTTCGTTGCGGAGTGGACAACGATGTCGGCGCCAAACTCTATGGGCCTTGTGAGTCCGACTCCGACCGTGTTGTCGACTATCAGCGGGATTTCGTTCTCGTGTGCGATTTTTGCGAGCCTTTCAAAGTCTGGGATGTCAAGGCCCGGGTTTCCTATTGCCTCGACAAAAATTCCCCTTGTCTTTTCCGTTATCTTCTCTTCAAACGCAGAAGGTTCGTTTGAGTCTGCAAAAGACACCGTTCTTCCGAGTTTTGGGAATGTCTGGCTGAAGAGTTCATGCGTTCCGCCGTAGAGC
Proteins encoded in this region:
- a CDS encoding O-acetylhomoserine aminocarboxypropyltransferase/cysteine synthase family protein translates to MTDKKFRHSTLCVHAGAKPDPSTGSRTVPIYQTAAYVFENSEHAKNLFALKETGNIYTRLNNPTTAVFEERIAAIEGGVGSLATSSGMSAISSAILTFTSLGDEILSGDKLYGGTHELFSQTFPKLGRTVSFADSNEPSAFEEKITEKTRGIFVEAIGNPGLDIPDFERLAKIAHENEIPLIVDNTVGVGLTRPIEFGADIVVHSATKYIGGHGNSIGGVITDSGNFNWNTGKFPEITEPDESYGGIRYHEQFGSSAFIVKARVQFMRDMGPCISPFNSFMLLTGLETLPLRVKKHSQNALAVAEFLRDHPKIEWVCYPGLSSHPSHENAKKYLTGGFGPIVGAGVKGGIVPASKLTEEVKLFSHLANIGDTKSLIVHPASTTHSQLSLKDRRAAGVLDNFVRLAIGIEDEDDLIEDLNEALKRV